A DNA window from Hevea brasiliensis isolate MT/VB/25A 57/8 chromosome 2, ASM3005281v1, whole genome shotgun sequence contains the following coding sequences:
- the LOC110673139 gene encoding uncharacterized protein LOC110673139, translating to MPSYAKFLKDILSKKRKLEDHETVMLTEECSAIIQNKLPSKLKDPKSFIIPCNIGNVEFTGALCDLGACINLMPPSVLRKLRLRDIKPTMDFVVLNKEEDREVPLILRSPFLVIGKALIDVHESKLTLRVGKEEVTFNVLHFTKHPMENDECFRMDIIDECVHEMIDAVKINDKIACVEEDLCLDVIQDVECDCVHDIGCEIVHNIEIGQEKVKENSVPKLELKPLSSHPRYAFLGESSTFPMIILQI from the exons atgccaagttatgccaagtttttgaaggataTCTTGTCTAAGAAGAGAAAGCTAGAGGATCATGAAACAGTGATGCTGACAGAGGAATGTAGTGCAATTATCCAAAATAAGTTGCCATCCAAGTTGAAGGATCCAAAGAGTTTTATTATCCCTTGCAATATTGGCAATGTAGAATTTACtggagctttatgtgatttaggtgCCTGTATTAATTTAATGCCTCCTTCTGTTTTGAGGAAACTTAGGCTAAGAGATATAAAGCCAACta TGGATTTTGTGGTTTTAAACAAGGAGGAAGATAGAGAAGTGCCATTGATTTTGAGGTCCCCATTCCTTGTAATTGGAAAAGCACTCATAGATGTCCATGAAAGTAAACTCACACTTAGAGTGGGGAAAGAAGAAGTAACATTCAATGTTCTTCATTTTACTAAACATCCCATGGAAAATGATGAATGTTTTAGGATGGATATTATTGATGAATGTGTGCATGAGATGATTGATGCTGTGAAAATTAATGATAAGATTGCTTGCGTTGAGGAAGATTTGTGTTTGGATGTTATTCAGGATGTCGAGTGTGATTGTGTTCATGATATTGGATGTGAAATTGTGCATAATATTGAGATAGGACAGGAAAAAGTGAAAGAAAATTCAGTTCCTAAGTTGGAATTGAAACCACTCTCAAGTCATCCTAGATATGCATTTTTAGGAGAATCTTCAACTTTTCCTATGATTATTCTACAAATTTGA